The DNA region TATTAGGAAGATCACCATAATCACTTGTGATTTTGATTGGCACTTTCCCTGTTTGTAAGCGGTTATTTAACATCATCAAACTACTATCAATACCTGTGTGAATATCGACAGCTTTCAGAGATGATTCACCTAACCGTGCAAATGTCCTCAATGACAAAATAATATTCTTAATTCTTTCGGCACCAAAATCCATTGACTCCAATACAGAAGACAAATCTTCCTGTAAAAAATCCAAGTCAATATCTTGACGCTTTTGTGCAATTTCTAAATGAGGTTCAGGATAATGTCTTTCATATAAACTAATCAACTTCAACAAATCCTGAAAATACTCCATCGCATAGGAGATATTTCCGTAGATAAAGCTAATCGGATTATTAATTTCATGGGCAATACCCGCCACTAGGACACCTAGGGCAGATATTTTTTCTGATTCGACCAGCTTCGATTGGAGAGCTTGGATGTTTTTCAGAGTCTCTTCCAATTCCTGACTTCGCTGCGTTAAAGAATTTTCAGAGCTTTCTAATTTACTGATTAAACTCTTTAGAAACTTTTCTCTTAGATTATTTCCTTCTTCCAAACGCAGTCGATCTGCCTCGGAATAATCCAGCTTTTTCTGAAGGATACGAACCTGCTTCTTTAAGGCTTTAATTTCTTTTTCATGAGGAGTCAGTGTCATAGCCTAACAGTCATTTCTTTATCTATTCGGTTCCCAGCAAGAGTGTGACGAAAGTCTCTTGGTGAAAGAAATTTACACCATCTGGATTTAGAGGAGAAAATTCACCATAAGTGTAAAACCCACAGCTAGGAATCTCTTTCTCAAGAACATTTTGAACGAGTTGATATTCTTCTTTTGTTCTTGTACCTAAGACCCAACGGCGGCAACAGCAAGAAAACAATAAAGTTGCTTCAGGTTTGTCGCCGGTATAGCGATCTAATGCCATCTCAAAAGAGGCTCTAGATGCTTCAATAATACGGTCACGGCTAACTTCGGTCAGCTGGATTTCTGAATTTTCTGGGACATTGCCAAGAAATGTAATACTGCCTGTCTTTTTGTCACATAGATTGGGGACACGCAGATAGTGGCGATCGCCTTCATCGGTATAGACAGCGAGGGGATTTTCTTTGGCTGGCTCGACATCACCGATATATTGCTGATAAAAATCTTTAGCCGACTTGCCATCAATCTCATATACAACATTTTCTTTGGATTTCGTGACGATACTTTTCTTGCCAATCGTTTGCCAACCACAACCAGCGCCGAAAGAATAAACTAAATCTCCCGAAAATATTAAAACGGGTAAGGCATCCGTTAAAACTTCTGTGCCA from [Leptolyngbya] sp. PCC 7376 includes:
- a CDS encoding sensor histidine kinase, yielding MTLTPHEKEIKALKKQVRILQKKLDYSEADRLRLEEGNNLREKFLKSLISKLESSENSLTQRSQELEETLKNIQALQSKLVESEKISALGVLVAGIAHEINNPISFIYGNISYAMEYFQDLLKLISLYERHYPEPHLEIAQKRQDIDLDFLQEDLSSVLESMDFGAERIKNIILSLRTFARLGESSLKAVDIHTGIDSSLMMLNNRLQTGKVPIKITSDYGDLPNIECFAGQLNQAFLNILTNSIDAIEESVDKKTDENVSELKEIVITTQVIGDESIGIIITDNGVGMSEEVQAHLFDPFFTTKPVGKGTGLGLAIAHQIITAQHQGLIHCTSTEGQGTTITISLPVSINTQLTHSL
- a CDS encoding FIST signal transduction protein, whose protein sequence is MFKVVVGHSVDPESQDAIEEILEQCQESLADLKPQAGILLAALDFDHELVLQEINQSFPGIELIGCTTDGEMSSILGFEQGSLTLMLFCSDTVQIHAGVGHRTAEDAIAAAAEAVKQATDKSTEEAKLCITLPASYIDAETVTSGEEILKGLNLVLGAQIPVVGGTAGDKSLFQKSYQFFGTEVLTDALPVLIFSGDLVYSFGAGCGWQTIGKKSIVTKSKENVVYEIDGKSAKDFYQQYIGDVEPAKENPLAVYTDEGDRHYLRVPNLCDKKTGSITFLGNVPENSEIQLTEVSRDRIIEASRASFEMALDRYTGDKPEATLLFSCCCRRWVLGTRTKEEYQLVQNVLEKEIPSCGFYTYGEFSPLNPDGVNFFHQETFVTLLLGTE